In Hyperolius riggenbachi isolate aHypRig1 chromosome 10, aHypRig1.pri, whole genome shotgun sequence, a genomic segment contains:
- the LOC137537298 gene encoding zinc finger protein 300-like, translating into MCGKCFMGKSQLVNHEKTHITGKSYSCAECGKCFGWKSCLLTHERSHTGEKPFSCAECHTGEKPYSCAECGKCFGLKGTLVTHERSHTGEKPYSCAECGKCFGQKGNLLIHMRYHTGEKSYPCAECGKCFGQKGNLLLHMRSHTGVNSFSCAECGKFFVHKSELVRHERSHTGEKPYSCAECGKCFGRKGSLVRHERYHTGEKPYSCAECGKCFGQKSQLVIHERSHTGEKPYSCAECGKCFGQKTDLAKHERYHTGEKPYSCAECGKCFALKGNLDKHERTHTGEKPYSCAECGKCFG; encoded by the exons atgtgtgggaaatgttttatgggtaaatcacagcttgtcaatcATGAGAAAACTCACATTACTGGGAaatcctattcatgtgctgagtgtgggaaatgttttggatggaAATCATGTCTCCTtactcatgagagatctcacactggtgagaagcccttttcatgtgctga atgtcacactggtgagaagccatattcatgtgctgagtgtgggaaatgttttggattgaAAGGAACCCTTGTAacccatgagagatctcacactggtgagaagccctattcatgtgctgagtgtgggaaatgttttgggcagaaaggaaACCTTTTAATACATAtgagatatcacactggtgagaagtcctatccatgtgctgagtgtgggaaatgttttgggcagaaaggaaACCTTTTATTACAtatgagatctcacactggtgtgaattccttttcatgtgctgagtgtgggaaattttttgttcACAAATCGGAACTTGTcagacatgaaagatctcacactggtgagaagccatattcatgtgctgagtgtgggaaatgttttgggcggaAAGGatcccttgtcagacatgagagatatcacactggtgagaagccctattcatgtgctgaatgtgggaagtgttttgggcagaaatcacagcttgtcatacatgagagatctcacactggtgagaagccatattcatgtgctgagtgtgggaaatgttttgggcagaaaacAGACCTTGCCAAacatgagagatatcacactggtgagaagccctattcatgtgctgagtgtgggaaatgctttgcacttaaaggaaatctagacaagcatgagagaactcacactggtgagaagccctattcatgtgctgagtgtgggaaatgttttgga